Proteins encoded in a region of the Armatimonadota bacterium genome:
- the lnt gene encoding apolipoprotein N-acyltransferase, producing MRLKESLTKAAPILLSAALFQLAFPPLRLGLLAFVGLAPWLASLKGLDGRQALKSGYCFGVLFGLGQMLWLQDLVAHWVGNWLMGLIPLVLASLFLACYFALFAWLAAKAWELEAPWMIPLLWAGVEVLRSFLPTVAFPWGLLATPLTPFPVLCQLAWFGSIYGASAWVAMANVLIARFLVGQPFVGLRAHLMAWIVLLATSIVRYGAPFEGTLTTVTVGQLGVDMAFGTPSERELGASQAVDALYLAASMQKATLLVLPEGLMETNGTWPPPKRFKLGDRPAVLLGGRRGKDPTYQSAFAYDGTWQYADKTRLVVFGEYVPLRGLLPIADAFQLPGGDLTPGDQVKTIEVAGIKVGALLCFEGLFSDIAQTHAAQGAQLLAQMSIDDWYMGTAAPDQLKDAATWRAIECGLPLVRSACLGYTLAVDQRGRVLSEAPLGKRVPLHAELKIPAKADLFPLARWSPPLFGLCLLLPFLGPFRRRLRQSD from the coding sequence ATGCGGCTGAAGGAATCTCTGACAAAAGCCGCTCCCATCCTCCTCAGCGCGGCGCTATTCCAGTTGGCGTTCCCTCCTTTAAGGCTAGGGCTACTTGCTTTCGTGGGGCTGGCTCCTTGGCTCGCAAGCCTGAAGGGCTTGGACGGCCGGCAAGCGCTCAAGTCGGGATATTGCTTTGGGGTGTTGTTCGGGCTCGGGCAGATGCTCTGGCTGCAGGATCTGGTGGCGCACTGGGTTGGCAATTGGCTGATGGGCCTGATCCCGTTGGTTCTGGCCTCGCTCTTCCTGGCCTGCTACTTCGCGCTTTTTGCCTGGCTCGCCGCCAAGGCTTGGGAGCTCGAGGCGCCCTGGATGATCCCGCTGCTCTGGGCGGGCGTAGAAGTCCTGCGGAGCTTCCTTCCGACGGTGGCGTTTCCATGGGGGCTTTTGGCCACGCCGTTGACTCCGTTCCCGGTGCTCTGCCAATTGGCCTGGTTCGGCTCGATCTACGGCGCCTCGGCCTGGGTCGCGATGGCCAACGTCCTGATCGCGCGATTCCTGGTGGGCCAGCCGTTCGTGGGGCTCCGCGCGCACCTGATGGCGTGGATCGTCCTGCTGGCAACCAGCATCGTCCGGTACGGCGCGCCCTTTGAAGGGACGCTCACAACCGTTACCGTCGGCCAGCTCGGGGTCGATATGGCGTTCGGCACACCCAGCGAACGGGAGTTGGGCGCTTCTCAGGCCGTCGACGCTCTCTACCTCGCCGCTTCCATGCAGAAGGCCACGCTCTTGGTGCTTCCCGAGGGGCTGATGGAAACCAACGGCACCTGGCCTCCCCCAAAGCGGTTCAAGCTTGGCGATCGCCCTGCGGTGCTGCTCGGCGGCAGGCGCGGCAAGGACCCTACCTATCAATCGGCGTTCGCCTATGACGGCACCTGGCAGTATGCCGACAAGACCAGGCTGGTGGTGTTCGGCGAGTACGTCCCGTTGCGCGGCCTGCTGCCGATCGCCGACGCCTTTCAGCTTCCGGGTGGCGACCTGACACCCGGCGATCAGGTCAAAACGATCGAGGTTGCAGGGATCAAAGTGGGGGCGCTGCTTTGCTTCGAGGGCCTGTTCAGTGACATCGCCCAGACTCACGCAGCCCAAGGCGCTCAGCTCTTGGCGCAGATGTCCATCGACGATTGGTACATGGGCACCGCCGCGCCCGATCAGCTCAAGGATGCGGCGACGTGGCGGGCTATCGAGTGCGGATTGCCCCTGGTCCGGTCGGCGTGCCTTGGATACACGTTAGCGGTCGATCAACGGGGGCGGGTGCTCTCAGAAGCGCCGCTCGGGAAGAGGGTGCCGCTTCACGCCGAGCTGAAGATCCCTGCGAAAGCGGACCTGTTTCCACTTGCTCGCTGGTCCCCGCCGCTGTTTGGGCTATGCCTTCTGCTGCCCTTTTTGGGGCCTTTTAGAAGGCGCCTCAGGCAAAGCGACTGA
- a CDS encoding peptide transporter, with protein sequence MSSSEADLEPTGVDDASSEMGFSDGFTWRTFVGALFIACFMIPGGIYLGLVAGYGIGEAAEWVTIVLFAEVARRSFRPLRRQEIYILFYMASALTTVVNQTRGLYGGPFSSLIWNAYFVQSESAQSFVKQVPSWAVPQPEHVAVAQRELWHPAWWTPIVLLAATELCGRLSWMSMGYALFRLTSDVERLPFPYAPVAASGATALAEAGTESWRWRIFSTGSVVGLLFGAVYVALPVISDVLIGHSVVVLPIPFADYTIPIENLLPAAIVGLSFSLGNVLMGFVLPFQIVLGATVASVLAMVVMNPILYHAGMLPSYRLGSNAFVTKVATDMDFWLSVGIGVNIAVAILGIALVAKAIAQARRFREERRYSLTPPDGRGDLPIWIAMLVWFGSTMGLVVLCRWLIPTFPSWILIVFGLLWSPLNSYVSARMHGLTGRGVGFPYLKEASIVASGYPKADVWYAPVPLYDHGWAAQRFREVELTGTRFTSIWKAEALMFPLILVASFGFWAFFWKANPVPSASFPYAQAFWPLEAKMQAVIQQINLPKAPGEHNWFLAAIKPGLIAGGAAGGLALYGVLSLFKVPMLFFYGFAGGLGLFPANTLPQLAGAWFGRKYMARKFGEEAWMRYAPVLLAGFSCGTGLSAMAGISVALVAKSVVQTPY encoded by the coding sequence ATGTCCTCCTCTGAAGCCGACCTGGAGCCGACGGGCGTTGACGACGCCTCTTCGGAGATGGGCTTTAGCGATGGGTTCACCTGGCGCACGTTCGTCGGCGCGCTGTTTATCGCCTGCTTCATGATCCCGGGCGGGATCTACCTGGGGCTCGTCGCCGGATACGGCATCGGCGAGGCCGCCGAATGGGTCACGATCGTGCTCTTTGCGGAGGTCGCTCGGCGCAGCTTCCGCCCGCTTAGGCGGCAAGAGATCTACATCCTCTTCTACATGGCGAGCGCCCTGACGACGGTGGTGAACCAGACCCGCGGGCTCTACGGCGGGCCGTTCAGCTCCCTGATCTGGAACGCCTATTTCGTGCAATCGGAGTCGGCGCAGTCGTTCGTGAAGCAGGTACCCAGTTGGGCGGTGCCCCAGCCGGAGCACGTCGCCGTTGCTCAGCGCGAGCTTTGGCATCCTGCCTGGTGGACCCCCATCGTTCTGCTCGCCGCCACCGAGCTTTGTGGGCGCCTGAGCTGGATGTCTATGGGCTACGCGCTCTTTCGGCTCACCAGCGATGTCGAGCGGTTGCCGTTCCCTTACGCGCCCGTAGCGGCATCCGGCGCGACGGCCCTCGCCGAAGCAGGCACCGAGAGCTGGCGCTGGCGCATCTTCTCGACCGGGTCGGTGGTCGGCCTGCTGTTTGGGGCGGTCTATGTTGCGCTTCCCGTGATCTCGGACGTGCTCATCGGACACTCGGTGGTCGTTCTTCCGATCCCCTTCGCCGACTACACGATCCCCATCGAGAACCTGCTTCCGGCGGCCATCGTTGGGCTCAGTTTCAGCCTGGGCAACGTGCTGATGGGCTTTGTGCTGCCCTTCCAGATCGTGCTCGGGGCGACCGTCGCGAGCGTGCTGGCGATGGTGGTGATGAACCCCATCCTCTATCATGCCGGGATGCTGCCCAGCTATCGGCTTGGCTCGAACGCCTTCGTGACCAAGGTCGCAACCGATATGGACTTTTGGCTGTCGGTGGGCATCGGTGTGAACATCGCGGTGGCGATCCTGGGCATCGCGCTGGTGGCAAAGGCGATCGCGCAGGCACGTAGGTTTCGGGAGGAGCGGCGCTACAGCCTTACGCCACCGGATGGCAGGGGCGATTTGCCGATCTGGATCGCCATGCTGGTTTGGTTCGGCTCGACGATGGGCCTGGTGGTGCTCTGCCGCTGGCTCATCCCTACGTTTCCCTCGTGGATTCTCATTGTGTTCGGCCTGCTCTGGAGCCCCCTGAACAGCTACGTGTCGGCGCGGATGCACGGCCTCACGGGGCGCGGCGTCGGGTTTCCCTACCTCAAAGAGGCCTCTATCGTCGCCAGCGGCTATCCCAAAGCGGACGTGTGGTACGCGCCCGTCCCGCTCTATGACCACGGTTGGGCCGCACAACGCTTTCGCGAGGTGGAACTCACGGGGACAAGGTTCACGAGCATCTGGAAGGCGGAAGCCCTGATGTTTCCGCTGATTCTGGTGGCAAGCTTTGGCTTCTGGGCCTTCTTTTGGAAGGCCAATCCTGTACCCTCGGCCTCATTCCCCTATGCTCAGGCGTTTTGGCCGCTGGAAGCAAAGATGCAGGCCGTGATCCAGCAGATCAACCTCCCCAAAGCGCCAGGCGAGCACAACTGGTTCCTGGCGGCGATCAAGCCCGGGCTCATCGCAGGCGGGGCGGCGGGCGGCCTGGCGCTGTATGGCGTGCTTTCGCTCTTCAAGGTGCCGATGCTCTTCTTCTATGGGTTTGCCGGGGGGCTCGGGCTCTTTCCGGCCAACACGCTTCCCCAACTGGCGGGCGCGTGGTTCGGCAGGAAGTACATGGCGCGCAAGTTTGGCGAAGAGGCCTGGATGCGCTATGCTCCGGTGCTGCTCGCCGGGTTCTCTTGTGGGACCGGGCTCTCGGCGATGGCGGGCATTTCGGTGGCGCTGGTGGCGAAATCGGTGGTCCAGACACCTTATTAG
- the rnc gene encoding ribonuclease III, whose protein sequence is MIPKEIPLRDLAAFELATTHRSAAPEPVRESYERLEFFGDSVLGLVIAEYLYEHHPDWDQGMLSKAKSSVVQEGPLAEAALKLGLDHYVRLSPSEEGTGGRMRPSILADIFEAIIGAIYLESGLQVARWYILEQLHPYLMQISSGDVSPNDYKSKLQEVAQAIWRRTPVYRVAREAGTSHEKQFTVQVLFDDEVLGEGTGRSKKEAEQAAAQDGLELIQRNRRANEIAMDRFEG, encoded by the coding sequence ATGATCCCGAAGGAAATCCCCTTGCGCGACCTGGCGGCGTTCGAACTGGCGACGACGCACCGCTCCGCCGCGCCCGAACCGGTCCGCGAGAGCTATGAGCGTCTAGAGTTCTTTGGCGACTCGGTGCTCGGCCTGGTGATCGCCGAATACCTCTATGAGCACCATCCCGACTGGGACCAGGGCATGCTGAGCAAGGCCAAGTCCAGCGTCGTTCAGGAGGGCCCGCTGGCGGAGGCGGCGCTCAAGCTGGGGCTGGACCATTACGTCCGCCTGAGCCCGAGCGAGGAAGGCACCGGGGGGCGCATGAGGCCGTCGATCCTCGCCGACATCTTCGAGGCGATCATCGGCGCGATCTATCTGGAGTCGGGCCTGCAGGTGGCCCGGTGGTACATCCTGGAGCAGCTCCATCCGTACCTCATGCAAATCAGCTCGGGCGACGTGAGCCCGAACGATTACAAGTCGAAGCTGCAAGAGGTCGCTCAGGCGATCTGGCGACGAACCCCGGTTTACCGGGTGGCGCGAGAGGCCGGGACCTCCCACGAGAAGCAATTCACGGTGCAGGTGCTGTTCGACGACGAGGTCCTGGGCGAAGGAACGGGCCGCTCCAAGAAGGAGGCTGAGCAGGCTGCGGCCCAGGACGGCCTGGAGCTGATTCAGCGCAACCGCCGCGCCAACGAGATCGCCATGGACAGGTTTGAAGGCTAG
- a CDS encoding pyridoxal phosphate-dependent aminotransferase yields the protein MQAQGIDVVGLSAGEPDFKTPESIRRSAIEAIEAGFTRYTTTSGIPELKEAVVAKLARDNGISVKAEQVVVSCGAKHSVYNALTALVDPGDEVLILTPFWMTYADQVGLCGGKAVLLPTKERDQFQPDLDQVKAAVTPKTKVLMVNSPNNPTGSVIPGKTIEALMDMAIANNLWVVSDEIYEKLIYEGEHVSPGSLSSEAADRTITINGCSKTFAMTGWRIGYAAAPLRVAKAMSNIQDQVTSNPTSFAQKGAVTALSLPDHEVAAMREEFRARRELITGLLRQLPGVHVEKPHGAFYVFADFSAHLGGKVPTDMELANYLLEVAHVATVPGSVFNGPGHLRLSYAASREDIEKGVCRIGEALTQMER from the coding sequence ATGCAGGCCCAAGGCATCGACGTCGTGGGACTATCCGCCGGCGAGCCCGATTTCAAAACTCCCGAGTCCATTCGCAGATCGGCGATTGAAGCCATCGAAGCGGGATTCACGCGCTACACCACGACGAGCGGTATCCCCGAGCTAAAGGAAGCCGTCGTCGCCAAACTGGCCCGAGACAACGGGATCTCCGTGAAAGCCGAGCAGGTGGTCGTGAGCTGCGGGGCAAAGCACAGCGTCTATAACGCCCTCACGGCCTTGGTCGACCCCGGCGACGAAGTGCTGATCCTCACTCCTTTCTGGATGACCTATGCCGACCAGGTGGGCCTTTGCGGCGGCAAGGCAGTGCTTCTGCCGACCAAAGAAAGGGATCAGTTTCAGCCGGATTTGGACCAGGTAAAGGCTGCGGTCACGCCAAAGACCAAGGTCCTCATGGTGAACAGCCCGAACAACCCGACCGGCAGCGTGATTCCTGGCAAGACCATCGAGGCTCTGATGGACATGGCGATCGCCAACAACCTGTGGGTGGTCTCCGACGAGATCTACGAGAAGCTGATTTATGAGGGAGAGCACGTCAGCCCCGGGTCGCTTTCATCCGAGGCGGCGGACCGCACGATCACCATCAACGGCTGCAGCAAGACCTTCGCGATGACGGGCTGGCGCATCGGCTACGCCGCCGCTCCGCTCCGTGTTGCTAAGGCAATGTCGAATATTCAAGATCAGGTGACCAGTAACCCCACGTCCTTCGCCCAGAAGGGCGCTGTGACCGCGCTCTCGCTCCCCGATCACGAGGTGGCGGCCATGCGCGAAGAGTTCCGGGCCAGGCGAGAACTGATCACTGGCCTGCTCCGGCAGCTCCCCGGCGTCCACGTTGAAAAGCCCCACGGCGCGTTCTATGTGTTCGCAGATTTCTCGGCACACCTCGGCGGCAAGGTCCCGACCGACATGGAGCTTGCCAACTACCTGCTCGAAGTGGCCCACGTCGCCACGGTTCCTGGCTCCGTGTTCAACGGGCCCGGCCACCTGCGGCTCAGCTATGCGGCGAGCCGAGAGGACATTGAAAAGGGCGTTTGCCGGATCGGCGAGGCCCTAACCCAGATGGAGAGATGA
- the hflX gene encoding GTPase HflX, giving the protein MPRSSGVVPVARKTEKAALVFVNEDEAEDAFVEAELEGLAEAAGVEVSGEIRQRLDRPHSSTYIGKGKVGELAAVVRETHADVAIVDAELNAVQTRNLTDGISCRVIDRTQLILDIFARRARTKEGQLQVELAQLTYLLPKLMTLYTKFERQKGGIGQRGPGEQKLESDRRLVRERIARLKQDLEDVRRQRELQRIGRRKHPFPFATIVGYTSAGKSTLMNRLAGTQLLADAMPFATLDPTTRKIDLPEGYSLFLTDTVGFIRNLPHNLVAAFRATLEEVTTADLIVHVADVSHPNWELQRDAVMATLGELGAQDKPMITVFNKMDLLRPARPIESALRGHPGDRVSDDVRAGVEPADIRSLVAEMPDSVAISAQTGEGIEDFLALMVKKLKSLLERVQALVPYGESALVQACYDYGRVHLVEYRDEGIFVDADLVEEMRRKMERFRI; this is encoded by the coding sequence ATGCCCAGATCCTCCGGGGTGGTCCCGGTCGCGCGAAAAACGGAGAAAGCCGCGCTCGTTTTCGTCAATGAGGATGAGGCGGAAGACGCATTCGTCGAGGCCGAGCTTGAAGGTCTTGCCGAGGCAGCGGGAGTCGAGGTGTCCGGTGAGATTCGCCAGCGCCTTGACCGGCCCCATTCCTCCACCTACATCGGCAAGGGCAAGGTCGGCGAGCTCGCAGCAGTGGTCCGCGAGACTCATGCGGACGTGGCGATCGTGGACGCTGAACTCAACGCCGTCCAGACGCGCAACCTCACCGACGGAATTAGTTGTCGGGTAATTGACAGGACTCAACTCATCCTCGACATCTTTGCCCGGAGAGCGCGCACCAAGGAGGGACAGCTTCAAGTGGAGTTGGCGCAGCTCACGTACCTCCTGCCAAAGCTGATGACGCTCTACACCAAGTTCGAGCGCCAGAAGGGGGGCATCGGGCAGCGGGGCCCCGGTGAGCAGAAGCTGGAATCGGACCGAAGGCTGGTCCGCGAGCGCATCGCCCGACTGAAGCAGGATTTGGAGGACGTCCGGCGCCAACGCGAACTGCAGCGCATCGGCCGCCGCAAGCACCCGTTCCCGTTCGCCACGATCGTGGGCTATACCAGCGCGGGAAAATCCACGCTCATGAATCGGCTTGCCGGCACGCAGCTCCTCGCCGACGCCATGCCGTTCGCCACGCTCGATCCCACCACCCGCAAGATCGATCTGCCCGAGGGCTACAGCCTGTTTCTGACGGACACGGTCGGCTTCATCCGCAACTTGCCCCACAACCTGGTCGCGGCGTTTCGGGCCACGCTCGAAGAGGTCACCACGGCCGACCTCATCGTCCATGTCGCGGACGTTTCCCACCCGAACTGGGAGCTTCAGCGCGACGCCGTGATGGCGACCCTGGGAGAGCTTGGGGCCCAGGATAAGCCGATGATCACGGTCTTCAATAAGATGGACCTGTTGCGGCCGGCACGACCCATAGAATCGGCGTTGCGGGGCCATCCGGGAGATCGCGTCTCCGACGATGTGAGGGCCGGCGTCGAACCCGCCGACATTCGCTCGCTGGTCGCGGAAATGCCCGATTCGGTGGCGATCAGCGCGCAAACCGGCGAGGGCATCGAGGACTTTCTGGCGCTGATGGTCAAGAAGCTGAAATCGCTGCTGGAGAGGGTCCAGGCGTTGGTTCCCTATGGCGAGTCGGCGCTCGTTCAGGCCTGCTACGACTATGGAAGGGTGCACTTGGTCGAGTACCGCGACGAGGGGATCTTCGTAGACGCGGACCTCGTTGAGGAAATGCGCCGCAAAATGGAGCGGTTTCGCATCTGA
- a CDS encoding creatininase family protein has translation MKLAEMTWPEVGTLDRSVVVLIPTGSLEQHGRHLPLWTDSLIVTAVGEAVERQIGDKVLLTPTLWLGASGHHLKFPGTLSGSFEAYEQALLSVAESLIPHGFTKFFVLNGHGGNTEPNGVALRKLKALHPELTFGHSGYFAYVGQETMNRLEGPLKEMRHACEAEASLILHLRPELVRKDKLRDDGLTSDPPIRGLIHHFDEMTEEGSLGYATLATAEKGRCIFEEAVTNICRELTDLAEGYVLKGLPDKER, from the coding sequence ATGAAGCTTGCCGAAATGACCTGGCCGGAGGTCGGAACGCTTGATCGGTCCGTTGTGGTTCTCATTCCCACCGGTTCCCTGGAGCAGCACGGACGGCATCTGCCGCTGTGGACCGATTCGCTCATTGTGACCGCTGTCGGCGAGGCCGTCGAACGCCAGATCGGGGATAAAGTGCTCCTGACCCCCACGCTTTGGCTGGGCGCATCGGGGCATCACTTAAAGTTTCCAGGAACTTTGAGTGGCAGCTTCGAGGCGTATGAGCAAGCCCTCCTCAGCGTGGCAGAATCGCTGATCCCTCACGGGTTCACCAAGTTCTTTGTGCTCAACGGCCACGGCGGCAACACCGAGCCGAACGGCGTGGCTCTGCGAAAGCTCAAGGCGCTGCATCCGGAGCTGACCTTCGGACACAGCGGCTACTTCGCTTATGTCGGGCAGGAGACCATGAACCGCCTGGAGGGCCCGCTTAAGGAGATGCGCCATGCTTGCGAGGCAGAGGCATCCCTTATCCTCCACCTTCGTCCCGAGCTCGTCCGCAAGGACAAGCTGCGCGACGATGGCCTCACCTCAGATCCGCCGATCCGTGGGCTCATCCATCACTTCGACGAGATGACCGAAGAGGGCTCCCTGGGCTATGCCACCCTTGCCACCGCCGAGAAGGGCCGCTGTATCTTTGAGGAGGCGGTGACGAACATCTGCCGCGAACTCACGGACCTCGCCGAGGGGTACGTGCTGAAGGGCCTACCCGACAAGGAGCGCTGA